DNA from Gloeocapsa sp. PCC 73106:
AAAATAATAGACCCTCGGGATCTTTTAAGCGCAATCTCCCATCTAGGGTTAATTCTACCCAATCTTGGGCTAGATAAGGTGAAACTGCTTGAATAATTACTGCTTGGGTTGACTGAGGGAATTGAGAGAGATAAATACCTTCGGTGAGACGTAAACCCAGCATCAGAGTTTCTAAGACTATATCCTCAGGAGAAACTGGATCAGAAGAAATGGGACATCCTGCTTGTACCCAATTATAATATTCAACACGGGTGCGTGGACGGGTAAAGCGAGTTCCTGTAGTATAACTAGCGGCGCCCATACCAAAAGCATAATAGGGACGATTTTCCCAGTAAACGCGATTGTGGCGACATTGATAACCCGGTTGAGCGTAGTTAGAGATTTCGTAATGTTCATAACCCGCGTCAGTTAATAGCTGTTGTGCAAGTCTATACATATCCGCTGTAGCGATATCCGTAGGAAGGGGTTGCTCTCCCGGTTGATAGATTCGTCCAAAAGCTGTAACCGGTTCAAGTACTAGATCATAACAAGAAAGATGATTAGGAGCTACGGCGATCGCTTTAGTTAGAGATTCTTCCCAATCAACTAAACTCTGATTTGGCAAACCCGAGATTAAATCTAGACTAAAATTAAAGCTATCTACTTGTTGAATCAGAGCGATCGCTTGCCAAACATCTTCAAGATTGTGAGATCTTCCGCAACTTTGCAGCAATTGTTCTTGAAACGCTTGTACTCCTAAACTGAGACGATTAACACCTAATCCTTGGTAACTCTGAAGTTGAGACAGATTAAATGTACCTGGATCTACTTCTAGAGAAATTTCAGCATTTTTAGCGATTCCCAAAGTGTTATCTATCGCTATCAAAATCGTCTCTAGATCCTTAACTGGTAATAGAGAGGGTGTACCTCCGCCAAAAAACACTGTATTGACCGGTTTCCCCGAACTATAGCTGATTTCCTGACAAATCGCTTTTACATAATCTCTGATCATTCCAGAGGTTTCTGGTTGAGTTTTGACACCCAAGACAGAGATAGGAAAATCGCAATAATAACACCGGCGACGACAAAAAGGTATATGTAGATAAGCTGATTGAGGATATTCTGATTTCATCATCAATTATTTTAGGCCACCGTGGAGTCATTGGGCAACAAATCATTCAGGCAAACATACACTAAATAAACAGAAATAATAGCAGCAAAAAAGCACCAAGTAGATACTACCGTGCTGCTGAAGATAGTTTTAGTAAAAATTAACGCCACAAAAATTAGCCAACCTAGATTCTGAAAAATTCTCGATTCGGAAATAAGTAGAGGAATAAGACTAATTGAAGCGTAGATAAAGATTCCCAGATAGGAGGGGATGAATTGTGCTCCTAATAGCGTAGCTTGGTAGGCG
Protein-coding regions in this window:
- the hemW gene encoding radical SAM family heme chaperone HemW, with protein sequence MMKSEYPQSAYLHIPFCRRRCYYCDFPISVLGVKTQPETSGMIRDYVKAICQEISYSSGKPVNTVFFGGGTPSLLPVKDLETILIAIDNTLGIAKNAEISLEVDPGTFNLSQLQSYQGLGVNRLSLGVQAFQEQLLQSCGRSHNLEDVWQAIALIQQVDSFNFSLDLISGLPNQSLVDWEESLTKAIAVAPNHLSCYDLVLEPVTAFGRIYQPGEQPLPTDIATADMYRLAQQLLTDAGYEHYEISNYAQPGYQCRHNRVYWENRPYYAFGMGAASYTTGTRFTRPRTRVEYYNWVQAGCPISSDPVSPEDIVLETLMLGLRLTEGIYLSQFPQSTQAVIIQAVSPYLAQDWVELTLDGRLRLKDPEGLLFSNTVLATLFDKLS